The following proteins are co-located in the Brevibacillus laterosporus DSM 25 genome:
- a CDS encoding ornithine--oxo-acid transaminase — protein sequence MTTTKQIIDQTERFGAHNYHPLPIVISKAEGVWVEDPEGTRYLDMLSAYSALNQGHRHPKIIQALKDQADKVTLTSRAFYNDQLGHFYEKVATLTGKDMVIPMNSGAEAVETAVKAVRRWAYDSKKVPANQAEIIVCEGNFHGRTVTITSFSSADEYKRGFGPFTPGFKVIPYGDSKALAEAITPNTAAFLVEPIQGEAGIVIPEEGFLREARRLCDEHNVLLLADEIQTGFGRTGKMFATDWEGIKADMYIMGKALGGGVFPISAVAADSEVLGVFEPGSHGSTFGGNPLGCAVAVAALDVLEEERLVERSLELGTYFMEKMREIKNPHIKEVRGKGLFIGLELDTTARPYCESLKTLGLLCKETHDTTIRFAPPLVISKEELDWAIERIKQVLA from the coding sequence ATGACAACGACAAAACAAATTATTGATCAGACAGAACGGTTCGGAGCACATAATTATCACCCACTGCCGATTGTAATTTCCAAAGCAGAGGGCGTTTGGGTAGAAGACCCAGAAGGCACTCGCTATTTAGATATGTTAAGTGCGTATTCTGCCTTGAATCAAGGACATCGTCATCCGAAAATCATTCAAGCGCTAAAGGATCAAGCGGATAAAGTAACCTTAACCTCGCGAGCTTTTTACAACGACCAACTTGGTCATTTCTATGAAAAAGTTGCTACATTGACAGGTAAAGACATGGTTATACCGATGAACTCGGGAGCGGAAGCAGTAGAAACAGCAGTAAAAGCAGTACGTCGTTGGGCGTATGATAGTAAAAAAGTACCAGCGAATCAAGCGGAAATTATTGTTTGTGAAGGGAACTTCCATGGACGTACAGTTACGATTACTTCCTTCTCTTCCGCTGATGAGTACAAACGAGGCTTTGGTCCATTTACCCCTGGCTTCAAAGTTATTCCGTATGGTGACAGCAAGGCATTAGCAGAAGCCATTACTCCTAATACAGCTGCATTTTTAGTAGAGCCGATTCAAGGGGAAGCAGGGATTGTCATCCCAGAGGAAGGCTTCTTACGTGAAGCGCGTCGTCTCTGTGACGAGCATAATGTATTACTGCTAGCGGATGAAATTCAAACTGGTTTTGGACGTACCGGAAAAATGTTTGCTACAGATTGGGAAGGTATAAAAGCAGATATGTACATCATGGGAAAAGCGCTAGGCGGTGGAGTTTTCCCAATCTCTGCTGTAGCGGCTGATAGCGAGGTATTAGGTGTATTTGAACCAGGGTCCCATGGGTCTACTTTTGGTGGAAACCCATTGGGCTGTGCAGTAGCAGTGGCGGCGTTGGACGTGTTGGAAGAAGAAAGACTAGTGGAACGCTCTTTAGAGCTTGGCACTTATTTTATGGAAAAAATGAGAGAGATTAAGAACCCTCATATTAAAGAGGTTCGTGGGAAAGGGTTGTTTATCGGTTTAGAGTTAGATACAACAGCGCGTCCGTATTGTGAAAGCTTAAAAACATTAGGATTGCTGTGCAAGGAAACCCATGATACGACTATTCGTTTCGCACCACCTCTTGTCATTAGTAAAGAAGAGCTGGATTGGGCGATTGAACGAATTAAGCAAGTATTAGCGTAA
- a CDS encoding sigma-54 interaction domain-containing protein produces MSTSPLMDGTTFLAMVAHILDEMNEGVHVIDADGTSILYNRKMAELEGMQKEDVLGKKLLDVFQFSPDQESTLLQALHKGESLRQIRQTYLNGKGKEITTINNTLPLQQHGTNIGAVEIANDVTKMERMIRENYFAKKEIGSTRYTFASIIGNSPAICEMIEHAKRVARTSSSVLIVGETGTGKELFVQSIHHASMRAKSPFISQNCAALPDSLIEGLLFGTTKGAFTGAIERPGLFEQAEGGTLFLDELNSLNLPLQAKLLRALQEKTIRRIGDTKDRAINVRIIAAINEDPIEAISRNQLRKDLYYRLGVVTLLIPPLRERREDIPTLANHFINKYNRLFQMDVEDINEDVQRFFGDYDWPGNVRELEHFIEGAMNLMLTDETIIALEHLPLHHIRRKLPGSASIPSSSAPGVQAKTIISHRAYSTETTNTQPNLHDSHIQDTLHLLQQDSLPLKEVLHTFEGIYLRKILDQFAGNISHAAEHIGMSRQSLQYRLRRLQKENL; encoded by the coding sequence ATGTCCACGTCTCCGTTGATGGACGGAACAACCTTTCTAGCAATGGTTGCTCATATTTTGGACGAAATGAATGAAGGTGTACACGTAATCGACGCGGATGGCACCTCTATTTTATATAATCGTAAAATGGCAGAACTAGAAGGCATGCAAAAGGAGGACGTTCTTGGCAAGAAGTTGCTAGACGTTTTTCAATTTTCTCCTGATCAGGAAAGCACTTTGCTTCAAGCTCTACATAAAGGAGAGAGCTTGCGTCAGATCAGACAAACCTATTTAAACGGTAAGGGTAAAGAGATTACTACCATTAATAACACGCTCCCCTTGCAACAACATGGAACGAATATTGGAGCAGTGGAAATTGCAAATGATGTAACTAAAATGGAGCGCATGATACGTGAAAATTATTTCGCTAAAAAAGAGATAGGTAGCACGCGTTATACCTTTGCAAGCATCATTGGAAATAGTCCCGCCATTTGCGAAATGATTGAACACGCAAAACGAGTAGCCCGTACCTCCTCCTCCGTTCTGATTGTCGGAGAAACCGGAACGGGCAAAGAGCTGTTTGTGCAAAGTATTCATCATGCTAGTATGCGAGCCAAATCCCCTTTTATTTCGCAAAATTGTGCAGCTCTGCCAGATAGCTTAATCGAGGGGCTACTATTCGGTACAACAAAGGGTGCCTTTACAGGAGCTATAGAACGACCTGGTTTATTTGAGCAAGCAGAAGGCGGGACCTTATTTTTAGATGAATTAAACTCTCTTAACCTCCCCCTCCAAGCTAAATTGTTGCGCGCCTTGCAAGAGAAAACGATCCGACGTATTGGTGATACAAAGGATCGCGCAATTAACGTTCGCATTATCGCTGCCATTAATGAAGATCCAATCGAAGCGATCTCAAGAAACCAATTGCGGAAGGATTTGTATTATCGCCTAGGTGTAGTCACCCTACTCATTCCGCCACTTCGTGAACGTCGTGAGGATATTCCGACTTTAGCTAATCATTTCATCAATAAATATAACCGTCTGTTTCAAATGGATGTAGAAGATATAAACGAAGATGTACAGCGTTTTTTCGGAGATTATGATTGGCCCGGAAATGTTCGTGAATTGGAGCACTTCATTGAAGGTGCAATGAATTTAATGCTGACTGATGAAACCATCATTGCACTTGAGCATCTGCCTCTCCATCATATTCGCCGTAAACTACCTGGATCAGCCTCAATTCCTTCTTCATCAGCACCTGGGGTTCAGGCAAAAACGATTATAAGTCATAGAGCTTATTCGACAGAAACTACCAATACTCAACCAAATTTGCATGACTCTCATATACAAGATACCCTACACCTCTTACAGCAGGATTCATTGCCATTAAAAGAAGTGCTACACACCTTTGAAGGGATCTATCTTCGAAAAATATTAGATCAGTTTGCAGGAAATATATCCCATGCCGCAGAACATATAGGGATGAGTCGACAAAGTTTGCAATATCGCTTACGTCGTTTACAAAAAGAAAACCTGTAA
- a CDS encoding GNAT family N-acetyltransferase, which yields MFRLETNRMILRKMDLSDVERLSRIFTDPIAMQFYPSTKNEEETVAWIKWNQGNYEKYGIGFWIAENKQDGEFIGQCGLVPQEINLQQEIEIGYLVVRKYWGQGLATECAIACREYGFHKLGYDRLISLIDKRNVASRRVAENVGMTWKKEISKWNKTIQLYGINK from the coding sequence ATGTTTCGATTAGAAACAAACAGAATGATCTTGCGAAAAATGGATTTATCAGATGTGGAAAGATTAAGCCGGATATTTACTGACCCTATCGCTATGCAATTCTATCCTTCTACAAAAAATGAAGAGGAGACGGTTGCGTGGATCAAGTGGAATCAGGGGAACTATGAGAAATATGGAATAGGCTTTTGGATTGCTGAGAATAAACAGGATGGGGAATTCATAGGGCAATGTGGCTTGGTACCTCAAGAAATTAATCTTCAACAAGAAATTGAGATTGGTTATTTGGTTGTCCGAAAATATTGGGGACAAGGACTAGCTACAGAATGTGCGATTGCTTGTAGAGAATATGGTTTCCATAAACTAGGGTATGACCGTTTGATTTCTCTTATTGATAAAAGGAACGTAGCATCCAGACGCGTAGCAGAGAATGTTGGGATGACATGGAAAAAGGAAATTAGCAAATGGAATAAAACGATACAATTATATGGTATAAATAAATAA
- a CDS encoding aldo/keto reductase has protein sequence MTLRITNGATLANGVVKPWLGLGVYKADDGAEVEQAIRMALEAGYRSIDTAAIYENEAGVGKAIRDSKIPREEIFVTTKVWNTEQGYESTLQAFDTSLQKLGLDYIDLYLVHWPVPGKYKETWRALETLYKKGLVRSIGVSNFHIHHLEDLLSVCEVKPMLNQIEMHPYLIQEELRQYCEQHGIYVEAWRPLMRGNLEVPLVQEMAERYQKTPAQIVLRWDLQHKVLVIPKSVRKERIIENAGLFDFELTDEDMAMLDSLNRDQRFGPDPDHFDYK, from the coding sequence ATGACGTTACGTATTACAAATGGAGCAACATTAGCAAACGGAGTAGTAAAGCCTTGGTTGGGGCTTGGAGTCTATAAGGCGGATGACGGTGCTGAGGTGGAGCAAGCCATTCGTATGGCGCTAGAGGCTGGTTATCGCAGTATAGATACAGCGGCGATTTATGAAAATGAAGCAGGAGTGGGAAAAGCGATTAGAGATAGCAAGATTCCACGTGAAGAGATTTTTGTCACGACAAAGGTGTGGAATACGGAGCAAGGCTATGAGTCAACCTTACAAGCCTTTGATACTAGTCTTCAAAAATTAGGCCTGGATTATATTGATTTATATTTGGTGCACTGGCCGGTTCCTGGTAAATATAAAGAGACGTGGAGAGCTTTGGAGACTCTTTATAAAAAAGGGCTTGTCCGTTCGATTGGTGTAAGTAATTTTCATATTCATCATTTGGAAGATTTATTGTCAGTATGTGAAGTGAAACCAATGCTCAATCAGATAGAGATGCATCCCTATTTAATTCAGGAAGAATTGCGTCAGTACTGCGAGCAGCATGGAATTTATGTAGAGGCATGGCGTCCGCTGATGCGAGGTAATCTGGAGGTTCCACTGGTGCAAGAAATGGCAGAGCGCTATCAGAAAACGCCTGCTCAAATCGTGTTACGCTGGGATTTACAGCATAAGGTTTTGGTCATACCTAAATCGGTAAGAAAAGAACGGATTATCGAAAATGCGGGCTTGTTTGATTTTGAGCTTACAGATGAAGACATGGCTATGTTAGACAGCTTGAATCGAGATCAACGTTTTGGTCCAGATCCCGATCATTTTGATTATAAATAG
- a CDS encoding sugar O-acetyltransferase, with the protein MKTEKQKMVDGELYDASDVELCEERQQASRLTRLYNQSLETEKEVRKGILSQLFGSKGEDCIIQPNFRCDYGYNIHLGEHFFANYDCIMLDVCEIRIGEHCMLGPGVHIYTAMHPLHPLERASGLEYGKPVVIGNHVWIGGGAIINPGVRIGHNVVVASGAVVTKNVPDNVVVGGNPAVIIKEIMS; encoded by the coding sequence ATGAAAACAGAAAAACAAAAGATGGTAGACGGTGAATTATACGACGCCTCTGATGTAGAGTTGTGTGAAGAACGTCAACAGGCTAGTAGGTTGACGAGGTTGTACAATCAGTCGTTGGAAACCGAAAAGGAAGTACGCAAGGGTATATTATCTCAGCTATTCGGCTCGAAAGGAGAGGATTGTATCATTCAACCTAACTTTCGATGTGATTATGGATACAATATTCATCTGGGAGAACATTTCTTTGCCAACTATGATTGCATCATGCTAGATGTTTGTGAAATACGTATAGGCGAGCATTGTATGCTGGGGCCAGGTGTTCATATTTATACGGCTATGCATCCTCTACACCCTTTAGAACGGGCGAGTGGTCTGGAATATGGTAAACCGGTCGTTATTGGCAATCATGTATGGATTGGTGGGGGGGCTATCATTAATCCAGGTGTTAGGATTGGACATAATGTGGTTGTCGCCTCAGGAGCAGTCGTAACGAAAAACGTGCCGGATAATGTTGTCGTTGGTGGAAATCCAGCAGTGATTATTAAAGAGATTATGTCTTAA
- a CDS encoding L-cystine transporter, with protein MSTVWILLNIAIMLLIIFGLYTMQKKHISFSKRVFTALAVGIVFGVGLQLIYGAKTDIVKDSIEWFNVVGKGYIKLLQMIVMPLVFISILAAFTKVKLTNNIGKISSLIIGILIATTALAAAIGIGTTLAFNLEAVQIQQGDQETSRAAQLEKTFGQIQDLSLPQKIVELLPANPFLDLTGQRSTSTIAVVIFAALLGVAFLGIKGKQPEHATFFAKIVDTFYTIIMRVVSIILRLTPYGVLALMTKVTATSDYLAILKLGKFVLASYVAILIMFVIHLILLAITGLNPISYLKKTFSVLTFAFTSRSSAGALPLNVETQRDKLGVPEGIANFAGSFGLSIGQNGCAGIYPAMLAVMIAPTIGIDPLTPSFIVTLIAVVAISSFGVAGVGGGATFAALLVLSTMNMPIALAGLLISVEPLIDMGRTALNVSGSMVAGVVTSRVTKELDTTIYNNQMQKQVEV; from the coding sequence TTGTCAACAGTTTGGATTTTACTTAATATTGCTATCATGTTACTCATTATTTTTGGACTATATACCATGCAAAAGAAACATATTTCTTTTTCGAAGCGTGTATTTACTGCACTGGCTGTTGGGATTGTCTTCGGAGTTGGTTTACAACTTATTTATGGGGCCAAAACAGACATTGTAAAAGATTCTATAGAATGGTTTAATGTCGTAGGTAAAGGCTACATTAAGCTTTTACAGATGATTGTAATGCCACTGGTATTTATATCTATTTTAGCTGCTTTTACAAAGGTTAAGCTCACGAATAATATTGGTAAAATCAGTTCTTTAATTATCGGTATCCTGATTGCAACAACTGCATTAGCTGCCGCTATTGGGATTGGAACAACACTTGCTTTTAATTTAGAAGCTGTGCAAATTCAGCAAGGTGATCAGGAAACATCTCGGGCTGCTCAATTAGAAAAAACGTTTGGCCAAATTCAGGATTTATCCCTTCCTCAAAAAATCGTGGAATTATTACCAGCTAACCCGTTCCTTGATTTAACAGGACAACGTTCTACATCTACGATTGCTGTTGTTATTTTTGCTGCCTTGCTTGGCGTTGCGTTCTTAGGTATAAAGGGGAAACAACCAGAACACGCTACATTCTTTGCAAAAATTGTAGATACATTTTACACGATTATTATGCGAGTAGTGAGCATTATTTTGCGCTTAACTCCTTATGGGGTACTAGCTTTAATGACAAAAGTAACAGCTACCAGCGATTACTTAGCAATTCTCAAATTAGGGAAGTTTGTTCTGGCGTCCTATGTTGCGATTCTGATTATGTTTGTGATTCATCTGATTTTACTCGCTATTACTGGACTTAACCCTATTTCTTATTTGAAAAAGACGTTTTCCGTTTTGACATTTGCGTTCACTTCACGTTCAAGTGCTGGAGCTTTACCATTAAACGTAGAAACGCAACGTGATAAATTAGGAGTACCGGAAGGCATTGCTAACTTTGCTGGATCTTTTGGTTTGTCCATCGGGCAAAATGGTTGCGCAGGTATTTATCCAGCAATGCTAGCTGTGATGATTGCCCCTACAATTGGAATTGATCCATTGACACCTTCCTTCATCGTAACTCTCATTGCTGTCGTAGCGATTAGTTCTTTTGGAGTTGCAGGTGTAGGTGGTGGAGCTACCTTTGCTGCGCTTTTGGTACTATCTACAATGAACATGCCAATTGCATTAGCTGGTTTGTTAATTTCTGTAGAACCATTAATTGATATGGGGCGTACAGCTTTAAATGTGAGCGGAAGTATGGTAGCAGGTGTGGTTACTAGCCGTGTAACAAAGGAATTAGATACCACTATTTATAATAATCAAATGCAGAAACAAGTAGAGGTGTAA
- the ilvA gene encoding threonine ammonia-lyase IlvA gives MNVTTSKLTIEDILVASHLLREVIIKTPLQHNAVLSEKYQCNVFLKREDLQVVRSFKLRGAYYLMRTLSEEQMKRGVVCASAGNHAQGVAYSCKALGARGMIFMPSTTPRQKVSQVKLFGGDLVEIVLVGDTFDDSFSEAIKYGKEHDITFIHPFDHEKIIAGQGTVGMEILNDMSEALDYLFVGIGGGGLAAGVGTCVKGISPLTDVIGVEPQGAASMKQSFKENQVVALQEIETFVDGAAVKQVGQLSYELCKEVIDDIVTVPEGKVCSTILDLYNQNAIVAEPAGALTIAALDEYKDKIKGKNVVCIVSGGNNDIDRMQDIKERSLIFEGLKHYFIINFPQRAGALREFLDEVLGPTDDITRFEYTKKNNKDNGPALVGIELKQKDDYGALMERMRQKNFPFMEINHNPTLFNLLI, from the coding sequence ATGAATGTAACAACCAGCAAACTAACCATAGAAGATATTCTGGTGGCGAGCCATCTATTGCGAGAAGTTATTATCAAAACACCTCTGCAGCACAATGCGGTTCTGTCAGAAAAATACCAATGCAATGTGTTCTTAAAGCGGGAGGACTTACAGGTCGTTCGTTCATTTAAATTGCGTGGAGCTTATTATCTCATGCGTACGTTATCGGAAGAGCAAATGAAACGCGGTGTCGTTTGTGCTTCCGCGGGTAATCATGCGCAAGGGGTTGCCTATTCCTGTAAAGCCTTAGGAGCGCGTGGCATGATTTTTATGCCTAGCACAACACCTCGCCAAAAGGTGTCACAGGTGAAGTTATTCGGCGGTGATTTAGTAGAGATTGTATTGGTAGGCGATACCTTTGATGATTCTTTTTCTGAGGCGATCAAATATGGTAAAGAACATGATATAACATTCATTCACCCCTTTGATCATGAAAAAATCATTGCGGGTCAAGGTACGGTTGGAATGGAGATTCTAAATGATATGTCAGAAGCATTGGATTACCTGTTTGTAGGTATCGGAGGGGGAGGCCTAGCAGCAGGCGTTGGAACATGTGTCAAAGGGATTAGCCCTCTAACAGATGTCATTGGGGTAGAACCGCAGGGAGCGGCTTCTATGAAGCAGTCCTTTAAAGAGAATCAGGTGGTAGCTTTACAAGAGATTGAGACATTTGTGGATGGAGCTGCGGTCAAGCAAGTAGGGCAACTCTCATACGAACTATGTAAAGAGGTTATCGACGACATCGTCACGGTACCAGAGGGAAAAGTATGTAGTACAATCCTTGATTTATATAATCAAAATGCAATTGTAGCTGAGCCTGCTGGTGCACTTACCATCGCGGCATTGGATGAGTACAAGGATAAAATTAAAGGGAAAAATGTAGTCTGTATCGTCAGCGGAGGGAATAACGATATTGATCGTATGCAAGATATTAAGGAGCGTTCTCTAATCTTTGAGGGACTCAAGCATTACTTTATCATTAACTTTCCTCAACGTGCGGGGGCCCTGCGAGAATTTCTTGATGAAGTACTAGGGCCTACAGATGATATTACTAGATTCGAATATACCAAGAAAAATAATAAGGATAATGGACCTGCATTAGTAGGCATCGAATTAAAACAAAAAGATGATTATGGGGCATTAATGGAACGGATGAGACAAAAAAACTTCCCTTTTATGGAAATCAACCATAATCCAACCTTGTTTAACCTGCTGATTTAG
- a CDS encoding YnfA family protein, producing the protein MLVAILLFITAGLAEIGGGYLIWLWLREAKPAWYGLVGGLVLIAYGIVPTLQKFPTFGRVYAAYGGIFIILAIIWGWLVDKKTPDMYDWLGAAICIVGVAVILWAPRS; encoded by the coding sequence TTGTTAGTAGCAATTCTCTTATTTATCACAGCTGGTCTGGCTGAGATTGGTGGCGGTTATCTTATCTGGCTATGGTTACGAGAAGCAAAACCAGCCTGGTATGGTCTTGTAGGGGGCTTAGTTCTTATCGCGTATGGGATTGTTCCAACTTTGCAAAAATTCCCTACATTTGGACGGGTATACGCAGCCTATGGTGGTATATTTATCATTCTAGCGATTATTTGGGGCTGGTTGGTGGATAAAAAGACCCCAGATATGTATGACTGGCTCGGAGCAGCGATTTGTATAGTTGGTGTGGCTGTTATTTTGTGGGCGCCTAGATCATAG
- a CDS encoding amino acid permease, producing the protein MSQQRSSHELQRTLKSRHLFMISLGGIIGTGLFLGSGYTISQAGPIGAVISYLVGGFIMYLTMLCLGELSVAMPVSGSFQTYTTKFISPAMGFTIGWLYWLGWAVTVALELLSSGLLMQRWFPDSPVWMWCAIFGIVLFLLNALSAKAFGETEFWFSSFKVAAILAFIVLGGAAMFGVIPFRSGETAPMLSNFAETSWLPNGITGLLLTMITVNFSFQGTELIGIAAGESDNPEKNIPKSIRATVWRTLIFFVLAITILAGLIPHQQAGVVESPFVMVFDKIGIPYAADIMNFVILTALLSVANSGLFAATRMLWSLSKTDMASPTLGKVNKKGVPMNALLLTFSISLLSLLSSVFAENTVYLWLISLAGLGAQVGWISISASQLAFRKHYLKNGGKLRDLKFRTPFYPILPLISLTLNLVVLISLAFDKDQRIALYCGGVFALFCLLYYFLRIKRKPMTNNPPEDDKTYHII; encoded by the coding sequence ATGTCCCAACAACGTTCCTCTCATGAATTGCAACGTACGCTGAAAAGTAGACACTTATTTATGATCTCACTCGGCGGAATTATTGGTACAGGACTCTTCCTGGGCTCCGGCTATACCATTAGCCAAGCAGGTCCGATCGGGGCCGTCATTTCCTATCTTGTAGGTGGCTTTATCATGTATCTCACCATGCTATGTCTTGGTGAATTATCAGTTGCTATGCCTGTGTCTGGTTCGTTCCAGACGTATACAACTAAATTTATTAGTCCAGCAATGGGTTTTACCATTGGGTGGCTATACTGGTTGGGCTGGGCCGTAACAGTAGCCTTAGAGCTTCTATCTTCTGGTCTACTCATGCAACGATGGTTCCCAGATTCACCGGTCTGGATGTGGTGCGCAATTTTTGGCATTGTACTATTTTTACTCAATGCTCTTTCAGCCAAAGCTTTTGGTGAGACCGAATTCTGGTTTTCCAGTTTCAAGGTAGCGGCTATTTTAGCCTTTATCGTGCTCGGCGGAGCAGCAATGTTTGGTGTGATCCCATTCCGTAGTGGTGAGACTGCCCCTATGCTAAGTAATTTTGCTGAAACCTCTTGGCTACCTAATGGAATTACTGGTCTGTTACTCACAATGATAACGGTGAATTTTTCCTTTCAAGGAACAGAACTTATTGGCATTGCCGCTGGTGAGAGTGACAATCCAGAGAAAAACATTCCAAAGTCAATTCGGGCTACCGTTTGGCGGACACTCATCTTTTTTGTGTTAGCGATCACCATTCTAGCTGGTCTAATTCCCCATCAACAAGCAGGAGTGGTTGAAAGCCCATTCGTCATGGTATTCGACAAAATTGGTATTCCATATGCCGCCGATATTATGAATTTTGTTATCCTAACAGCATTACTATCCGTAGCTAATTCTGGTTTATTCGCAGCCACTCGGATGCTGTGGTCTTTATCTAAAACAGATATGGCCAGTCCAACACTTGGAAAAGTAAACAAAAAAGGCGTCCCAATGAACGCCCTGTTACTCACGTTTTCCATTTCCCTGTTATCCTTGCTTTCTAGTGTGTTTGCTGAAAATACCGTATATCTCTGGTTGATTTCGCTTGCAGGATTAGGAGCACAGGTAGGTTGGATTTCAATTTCTGCCTCTCAATTAGCATTCCGTAAACATTATCTAAAGAATGGCGGGAAGTTACGCGATCTCAAATTCCGGACCCCGTTTTATCCGATCCTGCCACTAATTAGTTTGACCCTCAATCTAGTTGTACTTATCAGCTTAGCATTTGATAAAGATCAGCGAATCGCCTTATATTGCGGTGGAGTGTTCGCTCTTTTCTGCTTACTCTATTACTTCCTACGGATTAAAAGAAAGCCCATGACGAATAACCCGCCAGAGGATGATAAAACGTACCACATCATCTAG
- a CDS encoding stalk domain-containing protein: protein MKIWVKTFLLSGLLLLLFSLQPFQSLASGNSKILLDGYPLTFPVQPQLVKGTTLVPFRAIAEAMGIQVQWENATQTIVATKSNDTTGTELRLQINNATAYVNNQPITLAVSPTLYKGSALIPLRVFSEQFGATVNWDGANQTVLLQSPPKDIYTMAFYAISSFSERQLIPSFDAVSFGWARINEKGEFTLQGKDFYWPQSAGDVTPEGIVSEAKAGGTQPYFMVFSTDGKGELMKMLQTEQLRQQTIDGILQAVRNQAFEGVALDFEGLGLSGDIELEKRMYTEFVGQLASVLHQEGKKLSLVLHPPNSSYKGYDYAQLGTLADDLIIMAYDYGQKGQPENLDKVNEAIQLALKLVPKEKLILGISMGSENASTINSKIGLAKRYNLKGVSLWRIGLIGQPTYLEMKKAVEM, encoded by the coding sequence ATGAAAATATGGGTAAAGACATTCTTGCTATCTGGATTACTGCTGTTGCTATTTAGCCTACAGCCGTTCCAGTCCTTAGCAAGTGGTAATTCGAAAATTTTGTTAGATGGTTATCCATTAACCTTTCCGGTACAGCCCCAGTTAGTAAAAGGAACAACTTTAGTACCGTTCCGAGCGATTGCAGAAGCGATGGGAATTCAGGTGCAATGGGAAAATGCAACACAGACGATCGTTGCAACTAAATCAAATGACACAACTGGAACAGAGCTTCGACTACAAATCAACAATGCTACTGCTTATGTGAATAATCAACCAATCACATTGGCTGTAAGTCCTACGTTGTACAAGGGAAGTGCATTAATCCCATTGCGAGTCTTCAGCGAGCAATTTGGGGCTACGGTTAACTGGGACGGGGCTAACCAAACTGTATTACTGCAATCTCCACCAAAGGATATATATACCATGGCTTTCTATGCCATTTCTTCATTTAGTGAGCGACAACTTATCCCTTCCTTTGATGCAGTGTCCTTTGGATGGGCAAGAATCAATGAAAAAGGGGAATTTACACTTCAGGGCAAAGATTTTTATTGGCCTCAATCAGCAGGAGATGTAACACCAGAGGGGATCGTAAGTGAGGCAAAAGCAGGTGGAACACAGCCTTATTTCATGGTTTTTTCTACGGATGGCAAAGGTGAACTGATGAAGATGCTTCAAACCGAGCAGCTACGCCAACAAACGATCGATGGAATTTTACAAGCTGTGCGTAATCAAGCATTTGAAGGGGTTGCCTTAGATTTTGAGGGATTAGGCTTGAGCGGAGATATCGAGCTTGAGAAACGTATGTATACAGAATTTGTTGGGCAACTAGCTTCTGTGCTGCATCAGGAAGGCAAAAAACTGTCACTGGTGTTGCATCCTCCTAACAGTTCTTATAAAGGCTACGACTATGCACAATTAGGTACTTTAGCAGACGATTTGATTATCATGGCCTATGACTACGGACAAAAAGGACAGCCGGAGAATTTGGACAAAGTCAATGAGGCTATCCAGCTTGCTTTAAAGCTGGTACCAAAAGAGAAACTGATCCTGGGTATCTCTATGGGGAGTGAAAATGCTAGTACCATTAACAGTAAAATTGGTTTAGCTAAGCGATACAATTTAAAAGGTGTTTCGCTATGGCGAATTGGGCTGATTGGACAGCCTACGTACTTGGAAATGAAAAAGGCTGTAGAGATGTAA